The uncultured Cohaesibacter sp. genome segment TGACGCGCGACTATCCCGGCGTCCGAGCGTTGAGCGAAGTCACCCTCAAGCTTGAGTTGGGTCGCGTTCATATTCTGGCGGGAGAAAACGGCGCTGGAAAATCCACTCTCGTAAAGCTGGTGACTGGAACTGACACTCCAAGCGGCGGACGAATCCTGATTGACGGTCAGGATGCGCATCTCAATCCGGATCTGCACCGGTTTGTCGCCTATGTGCCTCAGGAGCTAAACCTTTTCCCGCATCTCTCTGTTTCCGAGAATCTGTTCCTACCCTACAATCGCTCCAGCCTGTCCGGGCGGTTGGTGAACCGGCGACAGATGGATATTGAAGCGCAGAAATATCTTGATCGCTTCGCCATTTCGGCCGGTCCGGGCGAATTGGTTCGCGACATTTCCGTTCCCGAGAAGCAGCTTTTGCAGATTGCCCGGGCATCGGTCAATTCAGACATGAAGGTGCTGATCCTTGATGAGCCGACATCCTCTCTGACATCCTCGGAGATTGAACGGGTGCTGGATATAATCAAGGCTTTCCGTGATCAGAACCATGCCATCGTGTTCATTTCTCACAAGATCGACGAAGTGCTGGCCATCGGCGACGACTATACGGTCCTGCGCAACGGCAAAAAGGTTGTCGACGGGCAGATTGCCGACATCGACGAGGCTGGCCTCATCAAGGCCATGTCAGGGGAAGAATTGGCGTCCAGCAAGCATTTCCAACCCGAAATTCCCGCCGGGCAAGCCGAGCAGGAGCCTATTCTTGAAGTCTCCGGGCTTAATGGCCCCATGTTTGAAGATGTTTCGTTCGAGCTCAAACGTGGCGAGATCCTCGGATTTGCCGGACTTCTTGGTGCCGGGCGCTCAGAGGTGATGCAGACGATCTTTGGCTATCTCAAGGCCAAGAGCGGCGATGTTAAACTCGAGGGTTCTCCCTTCGCGTTGGGCAAAACCAGCCGTTCTGTTCGCTCTGGTATTCTCTATCTGTCTGAGGAGCGAAAGCTCCACGGCATTCTGCCGCAACTGAGATTGCGGGAAAATATCGGCATCTCGATTCTGGATCAGATTGCCAGCTGGACCGGCATCAATCTGGCCTCGGAGCGCGTCAAAGTGCGTGACATCGTGAAGGTCTACGACATCAAGGCAGCGGGCATTTCGCAGCAAATGTCGCATCTGTCCGGTGGCAACCAGCAAAAGGCCATCATTGGTCGGGCAATGGCAACGACCCCCAAGCTGATCATCTTTGATGAGCCGACCAAGGGGATCGATGTCCGGACCAAAAGCGAAATCTACAAGATCATGAAACGTCTCGCCGAAGAAGGCGTCGGTATCATTTTGGTGTCGTCGGAAATGGACGAGCTGCGGAAATGCGCCAACCGCATCGTCACGATGTATTCGGGCAAAGTGACTGGATGTTTCGAAACCTCAACCACAAATAACGAGACCCTGCTTGGTGCAATGTTCGGGTCGGAGGCAAACTCAGATGCAGCCTAATCCTTTCCTGTCTGTGTTACGCAACCCGCTTGTGGGCGTCTTCGTCGCGTTGCTGGTGATCTTTGTCATTTCGGCCATGACTTCTCCCTATTTTCTGACCTCCTACAACATGTCCGTGGTCGCGCGCTCGCTGGCATTCGTCGGGCTGATCACCATCGGCCAGTCGATGCTGATGATCCTTGGTGAACTTGATTTGTCCCTCGGTGTCATCGGGGGGCTTTGCGGTGTCGTCAGCGGCATGCTGATGGTCAATCTGGGGCTGGATCCCTGGCTTTCCATGGCGCTGTGCCTGACCCTTGGGGCCGCTCTTGGGTGCTTTAACGGCTTGATGGTCACGTTTCTCAAACTGCATTCGCTCGTTCTGACCATCGGTACGGCCGGTGTCTTCGGGGGCGCCAATCTGGTGCTGACCAAGGGGGTTGCCATCACCAACATCCCCAAGGAAATCCAGTTCCTTGGCCGCGGTGATTTGTTTGGCATTCCCATGCCCTTCATCGTCATGTTCGTCGTTCTTGTCGTTGCGTCCTTTGTGATCATGAAGACACCTTTCGGTCGATACATCTATGCCATTGGCGACAACACCCCGGCCGCCCGCATGCTGGGGATCAAGGTTGATACGGTGCGCGTCCTCGTCTTTACCATTGCAGGGATGCTTGCAGCACTTGCCGGTCTTTTGATGGTGACCCGCCTTGGCACCGCACAGCCTTCAATCGGTGAGACATGGGTCCTGCCTCCAATTGCAGCCTCGGTTATTGGCGGTGTTGCCACCACCGGCGGCGTTGGTACGCCTCTTGGCGCTATTCTGGGCGCTGCGATCATCGGCGTTATCGAGAATATCATCGTGCTGTTTGGGGTCTCGCCTTACTGGCAAGGGGTTGTAAGCGGCTTCATCGTGGTTCTGGCGATCTCGTTTGACTCGATCTCGCGTCGCTATATTCGCGGAGACCGCTAGGCGGAAGGCTATCAATCGATAGACATGGTTCTGGGCGGCACGTTTCGCCCAGACGACCCGAAGATCTGACCTTGGGAGGAAAATATGAAACTTGGTTTGAACCTGTCTTTTGCCATCAAACGCTGGATCGAGCCTGAACGACTGGCTGCACTGGTCGCAGACGATCTGGACACCCGGTATGTACAGTTCACATGGGACCTTGTGGATCCGTCCTGGCCTGAGGCTGCGCGCGACGCTCTTGCACGCGCTTATGCCAAGGCCTTTAAGAATGCCGGTGTGATCATCGAAAGCTCGTTTGGGGGGCTTGCCTCTTATACCTACAACCATCTGCTTGCTCCGACCCCTGAACTCAGGGTTCTTGGCAAGCAACATCTGCAAAATGCCATCGACATGACCGCGGCCATGGATGTGCCTTGCGCCGGTATGCCTTTTGGCTCCTTCAGTGCGGATGACGCGGCCAATCCGGCCCGCCGGGAAGAGATTTACAAAATGGCGCTCGAAGCCTATGTCGATCTCACCCGCCATGCCAAAAAACAGGGATTGAGCATGTTGATGGTGGAACCGGTGCCTCTGGCAACGGAATTTCCCTCTTCCGCGATGGATGCCTTGCGCTTGATGAAAGATCTCGACGGTCAGACCGATATTCCCGTTCGGTTGTGCGTCGACTGGGGTCATGCGCTTTTCAAACCGCTCTTTGGCGACAAGGCCGATATGGACTATTGGATGGAAACCTGTGGCTCCTATATCGGGGCATTCCATTTGCAGCAGACCGATGGACTATATGACCGGCACTGGAATTTCACGCACGATGGCATTATTACGCCGCAATTGCTCAGTGATTTCTGGGATCGTCACGACCTCAAGGATCAGACCTGCTTCCTTGAAATCATCTATGCGTTCGAAGAGACTGATGAGTTTGTTCTTTCCGACATGAAAGAAGCGATGGCGATGTTCAAGAAGGTTTGACAGACCGGTTCGAAAGCATCTTAGATAGATCTGAAAACGGGACAGACCACAGCCATTCGAACATAGAAGTCAACTCCATTGAGCAAAGCCAAGAAACTGATCAACGCCCCCGAAACCGTCATCATGGATATGGTCGCGGGAATGCTTGGTGCCCACTGCGACATTCTGGAACCGGTGGGCGATTCAGGACGCGTGATCCGCGCCAAGGACGGCCCCCGCAAAGGCAAAGTGGG includes the following:
- a CDS encoding sugar ABC transporter ATP-binding protein, with product MAFLEVEDLTRDYPGVRALSEVTLKLELGRVHILAGENGAGKSTLVKLVTGTDTPSGGRILIDGQDAHLNPDLHRFVAYVPQELNLFPHLSVSENLFLPYNRSSLSGRLVNRRQMDIEAQKYLDRFAISAGPGELVRDISVPEKQLLQIARASVNSDMKVLILDEPTSSLTSSEIERVLDIIKAFRDQNHAIVFISHKIDEVLAIGDDYTVLRNGKKVVDGQIADIDEAGLIKAMSGEELASSKHFQPEIPAGQAEQEPILEVSGLNGPMFEDVSFELKRGEILGFAGLLGAGRSEVMQTIFGYLKAKSGDVKLEGSPFALGKTSRSVRSGILYLSEERKLHGILPQLRLRENIGISILDQIASWTGINLASERVKVRDIVKVYDIKAAGISQQMSHLSGGNQQKAIIGRAMATTPKLIIFDEPTKGIDVRTKSEIYKIMKRLAEEGVGIILVSSEMDELRKCANRIVTMYSGKVTGCFETSTTNNETLLGAMFGSEANSDAA
- a CDS encoding ABC transporter permease, which encodes MQPNPFLSVLRNPLVGVFVALLVIFVISAMTSPYFLTSYNMSVVARSLAFVGLITIGQSMLMILGELDLSLGVIGGLCGVVSGMLMVNLGLDPWLSMALCLTLGAALGCFNGLMVTFLKLHSLVLTIGTAGVFGGANLVLTKGVAITNIPKEIQFLGRGDLFGIPMPFIVMFVVLVVASFVIMKTPFGRYIYAIGDNTPAARMLGIKVDTVRVLVFTIAGMLAALAGLLMVTRLGTAQPSIGETWVLPPIAASVIGGVATTGGVGTPLGAILGAAIIGVIENIIVLFGVSPYWQGVVSGFIVVLAISFDSISRRYIRGDR
- a CDS encoding TIM barrel protein; this translates as MKLGLNLSFAIKRWIEPERLAALVADDLDTRYVQFTWDLVDPSWPEAARDALARAYAKAFKNAGVIIESSFGGLASYTYNHLLAPTPELRVLGKQHLQNAIDMTAAMDVPCAGMPFGSFSADDAANPARREEIYKMALEAYVDLTRHAKKQGLSMLMVEPVPLATEFPSSAMDALRLMKDLDGQTDIPVRLCVDWGHALFKPLFGDKADMDYWMETCGSYIGAFHLQQTDGLYDRHWNFTHDGIITPQLLSDFWDRHDLKDQTCFLEIIYAFEETDEFVLSDMKEAMAMFKKV